One genomic window of Plasmodium coatneyi strain Hackeri chromosome 12, complete sequence includes the following:
- a CDS encoding Translocation protein sec62, whose product MSRSEDLDPEMHALLTCAFNEGVKVKGAVEVGKRAVEYFRGDEFVHFLYTKRDMLKKKFPILLQNRTLEDLKDIEEFADTFIQKRLIYKAQYKPIKGISEVDENGMYRRPKWPRRLIMCSKQNFERTSFYILVHERNKKLQYLMLITLISVVLICCMFPIWPLKLKLALWHLSVVFVSLMSVIVVLRLILFIFFWFFGVDYWLFPNLFDEECSIIESFTPVNDWYYRNDSWVFVIARMFTALLLAIGIHQLGKTHSISDISNFATQSFIDIIEWGNKKLAASPENVSIYKSLDSKATFEIEFKDDGVVYDENEENYDCLKGCGFQTFEDLVRKCFLKCECMEKVIKSECYKKKCSRVTKEVLDEAHKEACFGKKDK is encoded by the exons ATGAGCAGATCAGAG GACTTAGATCCAGAGATGCACGCACTGTTGACGTGCGCATTTAATGAAGGAGTAAAAGTGAAGGGCGCAGTGGAAGTTGGAAAAAGAGCAGTGGAATATTTCCGAGGAGACGAGTTTGTACATTTCCTTTACACCAAAAGGGacatgctaaaaaaaaagttcccaATTTTACTACAAAATAGAACCTTGGAAGATTTGAAAGATATAGAAGAATTTGCAGACACGTTTATACAGAAGAGACTTATATATAAAGCACAGTATAAGCCAATTAAGGGCATAAGCGAGGTCGACGAAAATGGAATGTATAGGAGGCCTAAATGGCCAAGAAGATTAATAATGTGTTCGAAACAGAATTTTGAGAGGACAAGTTTCTACATTCTAGTTcatgaaagaaataaaaagctaCAATATTTAATGCTAATTACGTTAATATCAGTAGTACTAATTTGTTGTATGTTTCCTATTTGGCCTTTGAAGTTAAAATTGGCCTTGTGGCACTTATCTGTGGTGTTTGTATCGCTAATGTCTGTAATTGTGGTTCTCAGATTGattctcttcattttcttctggTTTTTTGGGGTAGATTATTGGTTGTTCCCCAATTTGTTTGATGAAGAATGTAGCATTATCGAATCCTTTACGCCAGTTAATGATTGGTATTACAGAAATGATTCGTGGGTTTTCGTCATTGCAAGGATGTTTACGGCTCTTTTGCTAGCCATTGGTATACACCAATTAGGAAAAACTCATTCCATTAGCGACATCAGTAACTTTGCTACACAGTCCTTTATTGATATTATAGAATGGGGTAATAAGAAGCTGGCTGCATCTCCAGAGAATGTGTCCATTTATAAGTCTTTGGACTCCAAGGCGACGTTCGAGATTGAGTTTAAGGATGATGGTGTGGTGTATGACGAGAACGAGGAAAACTACGACTGCCTGAAGGGGTGCGGCTTCCAGACGTTCGAGGATCTCGTCAGAAAGTGTTTCCTCAAGTGCGAGTGCATGGAG aAAGTAATAAAGTCAGAATGCTACAAGAAAAAGTGCTCAAGAGTTACCAAGGAAGTTTTGGACGAAGCACACAAAGAAGCTTGCTTTgggaagaaggacaaataG
- a CDS encoding 50S ribosomal protein L20 codes for MKLPREVVFQVAKGFRGRSKGCFKIARSRAMKALLHSYIMRRQRYRRLRVHWIASINRACREWNFTYAHFMNSLLNNNIMLNRKSLYSLCYTEPISFKCLVDESKYVFFQRKLKFRDISQL; via the exons ATGAAGCTGCCCAGGGAAGTTGTTTTTCAAGTTGCGAAAGGATTTAGAGGGAGGAGCAAGGGATGTTTTAAAATTGCGAGGAGCAGGGCCATGAAGGCGTTGCTGCATTCGTACATTATGAGACGCCAACGGTATAGGAGGTTGCGG GTTCACTGGATAGCCAGCATAAACAGAGCCTGCAGAGAGTGGAACTTCACATACGCCCACTTTATGAACAGCCTGctgaacaacaacatcatGCTAAATAGGAAGAGCTTGTACAGCCTGTGCTACACGGAGCCAATAAGTTTCAAATGCCTAGTGGACGAATCGaagtatgttttttttcagagGAAGCTTAAGTTTAGAGACATCTCTCAGTTGTGA